One Primulina huaijiensis isolate GDHJ02 chromosome 5, ASM1229523v2, whole genome shotgun sequence DNA segment encodes these proteins:
- the LOC140977555 gene encoding glucan endo-1,3-beta-glucosidase 13-like, whose translation MESLNHFTHSLSAFFFILSSLRLVLGDSGVIGINYGRLANNLPPPQQVVQLLKLHGITKVKLYDTDSTVLSALSGSGISVTVALPNEELSEAAADLSFTDEWVQSNILTYYPNTLIEAIAVGNEVFVDPNNTTNFLVPAMKNVYASLVKFGAASFIKVSSPIALSALQSSYPSSSGAFKSELAESVIKPLLNFLKQTDSFLMMNVYPFFAYSANADTISSDYALFRDNAGVADPNNGLVYKSLFEAQMDAVFAAMDALGFGDVKMVVSETGWPSKGDEDEIGAGLENAAAYNGNLVRRVLAGNGTPLRPEEPLNVYLFALFNENGKPGPISERNYGLFYPNEQKVYDISLTLQSLNNGRGVGQTWCMANGEVGEKKLREALDYVCDEGGVDCRWILPGGACYNPNSAVGQASLAFNRYYQMKGRRSGTCYFGGAAYVLTQSPEFGDCE comes from the exons ATGGAGTCTCTCAACCACTTCACCCACTCACTTTCAGCTTTCTTCTTCATACTATCCTCTCTCCGCCTCGTTCTCGGCGACTCCGGCGTCATAGGTATCAACTACGGCCGCTTGGCCAACAATCTGCCACCGCCGCAGCAGGTGGTACAGCTCCTCAAACTGCATGGAATTACAAAAGTTAAGCTTTATGACACGGATTCCACTGTCCTCTCAGCCCTCTCCGGCTCTGGGATCTCCGTCACCGTAGCTCTTCCCAACGAGGAGTTATCCGAAGCCGCCGCCGATCTATCATTCACTGACGAGTGGGTGCAGTCCAACATCCTTACCTATTACCCGAACACGCTGATTGAAGCAATTGCCGTCGGGAATGAAGTTTTCGTGGACCCCAATAATACTACTAATTTCCTCGTACCCGCCATGAAAAACGTCTACGCATCCCTCGTGAAGTTCGGGGCTGCTTCTTTCATCAAAGTTTCGTCCCCTATAGCTCTCAGTGCACTCCAGTCCTCCTACCCTTCCTCCTCCGGTGCTTTCAAATCGGAGCTCGCCGAATCGGTAATCAAACCACTGCTGAATTTCCTTAAACAAACCGATTCCTTCCTCATGATGAATGTGTACCCATTTTTCGCGTATTCTGCGAACGCAGACACGATCTCGTCAGACTACGCCTTGTTCCGCGATAATGCCGGTGTTGCTGACCCGAACAATGGGCTTGTTTACAAGAGCTTGTTCGAAGCTCAAATGGACGCCGTTTTTGCAGCAATGGATGCATTGGGATTCGGTGATGTGAAAATGGTGGTCTCCGAAACCGGGTGGCCTTCGAAGGGTGACGAAGATGAGATTGGTGCAGGTCTTGAAAACGCTGCCGCCTATAACGGAAACCTGGTGCGCAGAGTGCTCGCTGGCAATGGGACCCCATTGAGGCCAGAGGAGCCTCTTAACGTCTATTTATTCGCGCTTTTCAACGAGAATGGGAAACCCGGACCCATTTCGGAGAGGAACTACGGGCTTTTCTACCCGAATGAACAGAAAGTCTACGATATCTCACTCACGCTGCAGAGTCTGAATAACGGCCGAGGAGTGGGACAGACATGGTGCATGGCGAACGGTGAAGTTGGTGAGAAGAAATTGAGAGAAGCACTGGATTATGTGTGTGACGAGGGAGGCGTAGATTGCCGTTGGATTCTGCCCGGTGGCGCGTGTTATAATCCCAACTCGGCGGTGGGTCAGGCCTCGCTCGCCTTCAACCGCTACTATCAGATGAAGGGTCGCCGAAGTGGCACCTGTTATTTCGGCGGCGCCGCCTACGTGCTCACTCAATCTCCAG AATTTGGTGACTGCGAGTGA